From the genome of Aspergillus fumigatus Af293 chromosome 1, whole genome shotgun sequence, one region includes:
- a CDS encoding Apq12 family protein produces the protein MEYYLPDYLTPLLTHPTLQHLRSHATHWSSSLSFSSIRTTYLEPYLITPLSRVLASSTPDLVSVLLLLAILVVSLKVLDYARRVVMFWVMLVVRVVFYGSLVALGCYVYSVGVEKAGRDLGWLLGVLWGFVEEVLAGVESGRSPSGGPGAGGYGYGYGYGYRREAPRGYGGRAKKGR, from the exons ATGGAATACTACCTACCAG ACTACCTGACCCCCCTCCTCACACATCCGACCCTCCAACACCTCCGCAGCCATGCCACACActggtcgtcgtcgttgtcgttCAGCAGCATTCGCACCACCTACCTAGAGCCCTACCTCATAACGCCCCTCTCACGGGTCCTCGCGTCCTCGACCCCGGATTTGGTGTCCGTGCTACTTCTCCTTGCTATACTGGTCGTTTCGCTCAAGGTCCTGGATTATGCGCGCCGGGTGGTCATGTTCTGGGTGATGCTTGTCGTGAGGGTTGTGTTTTACGGGTCCCTCGTTGCGCTGGGTTGCTATGTTTACAGTGTTGGGGTAGAGAAGGCGGGAAGGGATCTTGGGTGGCTGCTGGGTGTTCTTTGGGGGTTTGTGGAGGAGGTTCTGGCGGGCGTTGAGAGTGGGAGGTCTCCGTCTGGCGGTCCTGGGGCTGGTGGGTATGGGTATGGGTATGGATATGGGTATAGGCGGGAGGCACCCCGGGGGTATGGGGGGAGGGCCAAAAAGGGGAGGtga
- a CDS encoding Zn(II)2Cys6 transcription factor, with protein MSISLRGYPGKRKKTQILRTVKIQQPRPKSMSRSFNGCKRCKARRQKCDEQRPSCGRCQAAGVQCRYAMQLQWGGRTFSRSRLGACMSNGGLQKLALSPRVDPFASLSPDQKSLLHHFIQDASQITACHSSMQKDICKMLVPMALQTPSLLYATMALSAIHLQALNNQSENVKSAPHIARLMALSLEHFRNELQTPSTKRSDALLATARTLCLAEIHSGAIHPNSWRAHVEGAKALMLATNHKGNESPGSSQGFRRYLDRWYQSIVSLTALTGNGPPIEESMGQSASEIIRQQDAPDYLDDYWGFTVNLSAVFRAIGAAAWRSQHERQRTGLISDDTDMASAQEAAILESSVRTLMARDASSQPTFYPGVAEGLSAECVREFMLCNEAFQHSALIQINRRLRRLPASSPLVQHSVKRILECTAQIGPSTGLSPWTMLTTPLFIAGCEAQGEDRERVRQLLSLLHDTIRVPNVLQSLKFLEQYWADQLNEDEGWSQYLGRLLLSWDVSEANMAQIE; from the exons ATGTCGAT ATCACTCCGAGGCTACCCCGGGAAACGGAAGAAAACGCAGATTTTGAGAACCGTGAAAATCCAGCAGCCTCGCCCCAAATCCATGTCCAGGTCATTTAATGGGTGTAAACGGTGCAAAGCCAGACGACAGAAATGTGACGAACAGCGACCTAGCTGCGGTCGTTGTCAAGCGGCCGGGGTGCAGTGTCGATATGCGATGCAGCTACAGTGGGGAGGACGGACTTTTTCGCGGTCGAGGTTAGGAGCCTGTATGAGCAATGGAGGGTTGCAGAAGCTTG CGCTCTCTCCACGTGTGgatccttttgcttctctgtCTCCTGATCAAAAGTCGTTGCTTCATCATTTTATTCAGGATGCGTCGCAAATCACAGCATGCCACTCGAGCATGCAAAAGGATATCTGCAAGATGCTCGTCCCAATGGCCCTCCAGACCCCGTCGTTATTATATGCTACAATGGCGCTGTCGGCGATCCACCTACAAGCACTAAACAATCAGTCGGAAAACGTCAAGTCTGCCCCGCATATTGCCCGGTTAATGGCCCTCAGTCTCGAGCACTTTCGGAATGAACTGCAGACCCCAAGCACCAAGAGATCGGATGCGCTGCTCGCAACGGCACGCACGCTCTGTTTAGCGGAGATTCATTCCGGAGCAATCCATCCGAACTCGTGGCGAGCCCATGTTGAGGGTGCAAAGGCTCTTATGCTTGCTACGAATCACAAGGGGAATGAATCACCGGGTTCGTCGCAGGGTTTCCGTCGGTACTTGGACCGGTGGTACCAATCGATTGTGTCCCTGACTGCACTGACGGGGAATGGGCCACCTATCGAAGAGTCTATGGGACAGTCAGCCTCCGAGATCATCCGCCAACAAGACGCACCGGACTATCTCGACGACTACTGGGGTTTCACAGTAAACTTGTCGGCCGTCTTCCGTGCAATCGGGGCGGCAGCCTGGCGAAGTCAGCACGAGAGACAAAGAACAGGGTTGATATCGGACGACACCGATATGGCCAGTGCACAGGAGGCGGCCATCCTCGAGTCCTCTGTCCGGACGCTGATGGCCCGGGACGCAAGTTCGCAGCCTACATTCTACCCAGGCGTCGCTGAGGGCCTCTCGGCCGAATGCGTGCGGGAATTCATGCTCTGCAACGAGGCGTTCCAGCACAGTGCGCTCATCCAAATCAACCGACGACTCCGGAGACTGCccgcctcctcccccctcGTACAGCACTCCGTCAAGCGGATTCTGGAGTGCACGGCGCAGATTGGGCCATCTACGGGGCTGAGCCCGTGGACGATGCTCACAACCCCGTTGTTCATTGCGGGCTGTGAGGCGCAGGGTGAGGATCGCGAGAGGGTCCGGCAGTTGCTTTCTTTGTTGCACGATACCATCCGTGTGCCGAATGTGCTTCAGTCATTGAAGTTCCTGGAACAGTATTGGGCTGACCAGTtgaatgaggatgagggctGGAGTCAATATCTAGGTAGGTTGCTTCTTTCTTGGGATGTGAGCGAAGCTAACATGGCCCAGATCGAATGA
- a CDS encoding H(+)-transporting V1 sector ATPase subunit H has translation MSSTSLEPPTYLSSLQNNIRARPIPWEGAVRAGNITDDHLKKIKAVDKVRKEQRRQTVEGDLQGYVGLLAGNADSKSVLDSASKRTDIVQYILVLATDLISDVPSLSSALIAHPSPYKPFLPLLRHSTNAEDPIPLLTSTFLTRLVSHSLAASTKAAVRDEEALPQLYTYLSTLTQNPDSGLQDIGVQGLSALLRNSRSREMFWNQRKETIDPLIEILRAAAGTKDSSSASTLAGSSRAIEPGLSGGVGLQLLYRVLLVLWQLSFEGSLVGEGLQSDYEFVQLYTQLLRLSPKEKTTRLLLATLNNLLSSNRTTLLPVAVFVRLPALLSNLSGRHLTDPDLLEDLNALSEMLDEYTKTQTTFDQYAAELQSGHLRWSPPHRNPTFWAENARRILDEGNGALPKKLAEILSKSWDNDKQVLAIGCNDVGQLVKEMPERRSQLEKLGLKTRVMELMADKDESVRWESLRAVGEWLRYTFEG, from the exons ATGTCGTCGACGTCTCTGGAGCCTCCGACTTATTTGAGCTCCTTGCAGAACAACATTCGAGCTCGCCCGATTCCGTGGGAGGGAGCTGTCCGAGCTGGCAACATCACCGACGACCATCTTaagaagatcaaggccgTGGACAAGGTCCGCAAAGAGCAGCGCCGCCAAACGGTTGAAGGCGATCTTCAGGGCTATGTTGGACTGCTGGCTGGCAATGCCGATAGCAAGAGTGTCTTGGATTCGGCTTCCAAGAGGACCGATATTGTGCAGTACATTCTAGTGCTGGCGACGGACTTGATTAGCG ATGTCCCGTCGCTTTCTTCCGCATTGATCGCGCATCCTAGTCCATACAAGCCCTTCCTCCCGCTCCTGCGTCATTCCACCAACGCCGAGGATCCTATTCCGCTGCTCACCTCCACATTTTTGACTAGACTTGTCTCTCACAGCCTTGCTGCTTCAACCAAGGCAGCCGTTCGCGATGAAGAGGCGCTTCCCCAGCTATACACCTATCTTTCCACCCTAACTCAGAACCCAGACAGCGGGCTGCAGGATATCGGAGTTCAGGGGCTGTCGGCGCTGTTACGGAATTCGAGGTCGCGCGAAATGTTCTGGAATCAGAGGAAGGAGACCATCGATCCCTTGATCGAGATTCTTCGTGCTGCTGCGGGAACTAAAGACAGTAGTAGTGCGAGCACTCTGGCGGGCAGTTCAAGAGCCATTGAGCCCGGCCTCTCTGGTGGCGTCGGCCTGCAGCTCTTGTACCGCGTTCTCTTGGTACTCTGGCAGCTGAGCTTCGAAGGGAGTCTTGTTGGAGAAGGCCTACAGTC GGATTATGAGTTTGTCCAATTATATACCCAACTTCTGCGTCTATCCCCGAAAGAGAAGACGACTCGTCTACTTCTCGCAACTTTGAACAACCTCCTTTCCAGCAACCGCACGACTTTACTTCCAGTTGCTGTATTTGTCCGCCTTCCTGCTCTGCTATCCAACCTCTCGGGCCGCCACTTGACCGACCCAGACCTACTGGAAGATCTGAACGCATTGTCTGAGATGCTAGATGAATACACCAAGACCCAAACGACATTTGATCAGTACGCCGCCGAGTTACAGTCAGGTCACCTTCGCTGGTCCCCGCCGCATCGCAACCCGACATTCTGGGCCGAAAATGCCCGTCGAATCCTAGATGAAGGGAACGGCGCGCTGCCCAAAAAGCTTGCCGAGATTCTGTCCAAGAGCTGGGATAACGACAAGCAGGTTCTTGCAATTGGTTGCAACGATGTCGGTCAGCTGGTGAAAGAAATGCCGGAGAGACGCAgtcagctggagaagctgggacTTAAGACTCGGGTTATGGAGCTAATGGCTGACAAGGACGAGTCTGTGCGGTGGGAGAGCTTGCGAGCCGTCGGAGAATGGCTCCGTTACACTTTCGAGGGCTGA
- a CDS encoding M protein repeat protein: MAQNTQGSKSRWKVGSFLQQAVAGVESRLDMILAEEEDQKPLSRSSSVKSKRNESLGQQATSPNPTTSTVSRSSSSARKNDRLQERLARAMAKSNAAGNGVSQSPPGRVYSPASSLPSNGTRSSLDIESSIISTTGIAEERPDSPLVREAHSLELPADSRTSHDSGAVSRNSKELTAPHIDEIVSTEESIAEPRPSQELGTAEQHETGDLESPRVSQDLKQAAKDTASDINSDNPAIAQLQAEHKAAETRWQEELHLYIERIDALQSKLKYLAKEAAESARKAAATAEPGSVEKQLREKDEKIALLLEEGQKLSKSEMDHRTAIKKLRQQLADNSKIQMETKKRTEKLERDLANLEARAKRAEAAEKRASESLSSQTKVARGLEAVTNERNALSQTVQEMKSQLARAVARAEAAETKAASDALEKEKQRTAQLEEELASVKIEREISEEKLRREVADLKEGIAQEKEKARLLEAELKGEQSVLESKMEALRAKAEEASSGSTGETQAKLLRQIETLQTQYAVASENWQTLEGSLLSRLANLEKERDDATRREGEMRRKMREVNLKAKKLEEELENARETQHDLESKLESHVQEMQKLDQKLRKAEGDLVAAQKDFAEQQKVCDATWAQKLEGEKMKWREHALSIQNSLQESRTQSPVALNRRQSNLDTTGASLSDYRPTSRRSSTLLTTSSDVGTPPRQNSLPVPVLSPPMSTGLSNPPIMESPVITFEPDDFFSGSATPATPSAYGFPPSHHSRGINDIISESTVGAGPSVQLVERMSATVRRLESERAAAKDELARITRQRDEARKQVVDLMRESEEKKASDARVQELETRLEDLDQRYQTTLELLGEKSEQVEELQADIADLKKIYRELVDSTMK; the protein is encoded by the exons ATGGCGCAGAATACACAAGGATCGAAATCAAGATGGAAAGTCGGCTCGTTTCTGCAGCAGGCAGTCGCTGGCGTGGAATCCAGACTGGATATGATcttggctgaggaggaggaccAGAAACCGTTGTCGAGGTCCTCATCGGTCAAGTCAAAGCGGAACGAGAGCTTAGGGCAACAAGCGACAAGCCCAAACCCGACTACAAGCA CTGTTTCGCGGAGCTCATCCAGTGCGCGGAAAAATGACCGTCTACAGGAACGCTTGGCTCGAGCAATGGCTAAATCCAATGCCGCCGGGAATGGTGTGTCGCAGTCCCCTCCGGGCAGGGTCTACTCGCCAGCCAGTTCCCTACCGAGTAACGGCACACGATCAAGTTTAGATATTGAATCGAGTATTATCTCAACTACAGGGATCGCAGAAGAACGCCCGGATAGCCCGCTTGTCCGAGAAGCACACTCACTGGAACTACCGGCCGACTCTAGGACTAGTCACGACTCCGGTGCTGTTTCGCGAAATTCTAAGGAGCTCACCGCACCGCATATTGACGAGATCGTATCTACGGAAGAGTCTATAGCCGAACCACGACCCTCGCAAGAACTGGGCACAGCAGAACAACATGAGACCGGCGATCTCGAGAGCCCGCGAGTATCGCAAGACTTGAAACAAGCTGCGAAAGACACCGCATCGGATATAAATAGCGATAATCCAGCCATTGCGCAGCTACAGGCAGAGCACAAGGCAGCGGAAACCCGCTGGCAGGAGGAGTTACATTTGTACATTGAACGAATCGATGCGCTGCAATCTAAATTAAAGTACCTGGCTAAAGAAGCCGCCGAATCTGCTAGGAAGGCTGCGGCGACCGCTGAGCCTGGGAGTGTCGAAAAGCAGCTTCGGGAGAAGGACGAAAAAATTGCGCTACTACTTGAGGAAGGGCAAAAGCTCTCCAAGTCGGAGATGGACCATCGAACGGCGATCAAGAAGCTCCGCCAACAGCTGGCAGATAATTCGAAGATACAGATGGAGACTAagaagagaacagagaaacTCGAACGGGACCTGGCAAATTTAGAGGCCAGAGCAAAGCGTGCTGAGGCTGCGGAGAAACGGGCGAGCGAGTCGCTCTCCTCCCAAACAAAAGTTGCACGGGGCCTCGAGGCCGTTACGAATGAGCGGAACGCATTGTCTCAGACAGTACAAGAGATGAAGTCACAACTCGCCCGAGCGGTTGCGCGtgcagaagcagcagagaCCAAAGCCGCATCAGATGctctggagaaggagaagcagcGTACGGCTCAATTGGAAGAGGAACTTGCGAGTGTGAAGATTGAGCGCGAGATTAGTGAGGAAAAACTGCGAAGGGAAGTTGCAGATCTCAAGGAAGGCATAGCgcaagagaaggagaaggctagGTTACTTGAGGCCGAGCTCAAGGGAGAGCAGTCTGTCCTGGAGAGCAAAATGGAGGCGCTGCGCGCtaaagcagaagaagcctcGTCCGGTTCGACTGGTGAAACTCAGGCCAAACTGTTGCGCCAGATCGAGACATTGCAAACGCAGTATGCAGTCGCCAGCGAGAATTGGCAGACCCTCGAGGGTTCGCTACTTTCAAGGCTAGCCAATTTGGAAAAAGAACGGGACGACGCCACAAGGCGAGAAGGGGAAATGCGACGAAAGATGCGTGAAGTG AATCTCAAAGCGAAGAAGCTTGAGGAAGAGCTCGAAAATGCAAGGGAGACCCAACATGATCTGGAGAGCAAACTTGAAAGCCATGTTCAAGAAATGCAGAAGCTGGATCAGAAACTCAGAAAGGCAGAAGGTGACCTGGTTGCTGCACAAAAAGACTTCGCTGAGCAGCAGAAGGTGTGCGATGCGACATGGGCTCAGAAACTTGAGGGCGAGAAGATGAAGTGGCGGGAACACGCACTGTCTATTCAAAACTCCCTCCAAGAATCGCGTACTCAGTCGCCTGTTGCTCTCAATCGTAGACAGAGCAACCTTGACACAACCGGGGCGTCTCTGTCCGACTACAGGCCCACGAGTCGCCGTTCTTCAACGCTCCTGACGACATCATCAGATGTGGGCACTCCCCCGCGTCAGAATTCCCTTCCTGTTCCCGTCCTATCCCCTCCGATGTCAACAGGCCTGTCAAACCCTCCGATAATGGAGTCTCCAGTCATCACCTTTGAGCCAGATGACTTCTTCAGCGGCTCTGCGACACCGGCTACCCCATCCGCTTATGGATTTCCCCCAAGTCATCATTCGCGAGGTATCAACGACATCATTTCGGAGTCGACTGTCGGCGCTGGGCCATCTGTTCAGTTAGTTGAGCGTATGAGCGCTACGGTTCGCCGCTTAGAGAGCGAACGAGCCGCAGCCAAGGACGAACTTGCGCGGATCACTAGACAACGTGACGAGGCTCGAAAGCAGGTTGTTGACCTCATGCGAGAAtcagaggaaaagaaggcctCTGATGCTCGTGTGCAGGAGCTGGAGACAAGACTTGAAGACCTGGACCAACGCTACCAAACGACTCTGGAGCTGCTTGGCGAGAAAAGCGAGCAAGTCGAAGAGCTCCAGGCTGATATCGCCGATCTCAAAAAAATATATCGGGAGTTGGTCGATAGCACCATGAAATAA
- a CDS encoding ankyrin repeat domain-containing protein has product MDPDQEAKFPLHEAAREGKTPIAESLLNANPKLATVKDEDERLPIHWAVAFNHLPIVELLVAQKNFDPDVEDGLGWTPLMIAASLKNAEGDPIIDLLLRKGADVSVKSVSGQNALHFATSKGNLSTVRTLLANKCSARVKDRRGQLPLHRAAAIGSIPIIKLLLEEGKSPVNATDIDGLTALHHAISEGHGDAAITLLKAGAEADKKDSEGRLAIETAPDAKVSCPRFSWLMYKRADCRSLLG; this is encoded by the exons ATGGATCCAGATCAAGAAGCGAAATTTCCTCTGCATGAGGCAGCTAGAGAGGGCAAAA CTCCGATTGCTGAATCGCTGTTGAAT GCAAACCCGAAACTCGCTACGGTcaaagatgaggacgagcgTCTCCCCATCCACTGGGCCGTTGCGTTCAATCATCTCCCCATAGTAGAACTCTTAGTAGCTCAGAAGAACTTCGATCCAGACGTGGAG GATGGATTGGGATGGACTCCGCTCATGATCGCAGCGAGCCTGAAAAATGCAGAAGGCGATCCCATCATCGACCTGTTACTACGGAAAGGTGCAGATGTCAGCGTCAAGAGTGTCTCAGGCCAG AATGCCCTCCATTTCGCAACGTCCAAAGGCAACCTCTCCACCGTGCGCACGCTGTTAGCCAACAAATGCAGTGCCAGAGTCAAGGACAGAAGAGGGCAATTACCACTTCACCGCGCTGCGGCGATCGGATCCATTCCTATCATCAAACTTCTCCTggaggaagggaagagtcCGGTCAATGCTACCGATATCGATGGCTTGACAGCTCTGCATCATGCCATCTCCGAGGGTCATGGGGATGCGGCGATCACTTTGCTCAAGGCTGGTGCGGAGGCCGACAAGAAGGATTCTGAAGGTCGTCTGGCTATTGAGACGGCGCCGGATGCGAAAGTGAGTTGTCCGCGATTTTCGTGGCTGATGTATAAACGAGCTGACTGTCGATCTCTTTTAGGTTAA
- the prp46 gene encoding WD40 repeat domain-containing protein — MDVFPSTTPDEAVRKSAKRTAELFGSEYLLVTPSVADGSIGLSYRKKAEYSDVKELPPALAEKQAKAAAAGRAKRPKIQPQTKPQADGSGASMSLVKRAAGPAAGGVGGEGQPKSLIQRPSATRQQRPDWHPPWKLMRVISGHLGWVRSLAVEPNNEWFASGAGDRTIKIWNLATGALRLTLTGHISTVRGLAVSPRHPYLFSCGEDKMVKCWDLETNKVIRHYHGHLSGVYTLALHPRLDLLVTGGRDGVARVWDMRTRSNIHVLSGHKGTVADLKCQEADPQIITGSLDATVRLWDLAAGKTMGVLTHHKKGVRNLAIHPREFTFASASTGSIKQWKCPEGDFMQNFEGHNAVINSLAVNEDNVLFSGGDNGSMCFWDWKTGYKFQSIDTMAQPGSLDAEAGIMSATFDRTGLRLITGEADKTIKVWKPDDEATPESHPVTWAPTLGRQRY, encoded by the coding sequence ATGGACGTCTTCCCTTCTACCACACCGGACGAAGCCGTCCGCAAATCCGCGAAGCGAACCGCTGAACTTTTCGGCTCCGAATACCTCCTGGTCACACCTAGCGTCGCCGATGGATCGATCGGACTATCGTACCGAAAAAAGGCGGAATACTCAGATGTGAAGGAATTACCTCCAGCTCTTGCCGAGAAGCAGGCGAaagcagcagcggcaggtCGCGCGAAGCGCCCAAAGATCCAACCGCAGACGAAGCCCCAAGCAGACGGAAGCGGCGCCTCGATGTCCCTCGTGAAGAGGGCTGCTGGACCGGCTGCAGGCGGAGTGGGTGGTGAAGGTCAACCGAAGAGTTTGATTCAGAGACCCTCGGCGACGCGACAGCAAAGACCTGACTGGCATCCTCCGTGGAAGCTGATGAGAGTGATTTCGGGACATCTGGGATGGGTGCGGAGTTTGGCGGTGGAACCGAACAACGAATGGTTTGCTAGCGGTGCAGGTGACAGAACGATCAAGATCTGGAATCTTGCGACAGGTGCTCTTCGTCTGACGCTGACGGGCCATATCTCTACTGTCCGCGGCTTGGCCGTGTCTCCTCGACACCCGTACCTCTTCTCCTGTGGTGAAGACAAAATGGTCAAGTGCTGGGACCTGGAAACAAACAAGGTCATCCGTCACTATCACGGTCATCTGAGCGGAGTATATACCCTCGCATTACATCCGCGCCTCGACCTTCTAGTGACCGGTGGTCGAGATGGTGTTGCCCGAGTCTGGGATATGCGGACAAGAAGCAACATCCACGTCCTGTCAGGCCACAAGGGCACCGTTGCCGACTTGAAATGCCAGGAAGCCGACCCACAGATTATTACCGGTTCTCTCGACGCTACAGTGCGCCTGTGGGACCTTGCAGCCGGAAAGACTATGGGTGTTCTGACGCACCACAAGAAGGGCGTGCGCAACCTCGCCATCCATCCGCGAGAATTCACCTtcgccagcgccagcacaGGAAGCATCAAGCAATGGAAGTGTCCCGAGGGTGACTTCATGCAGAACTTCGAGGGCCACAATGCCGTCATCAACTCTCTTGCCGTGAACGAGGACAACGTCCTCTTCTCCGGTGGTGATAACGGCTCCATGTGCTTCTGGGACTGGAAGACAGGCTACAAGTTCCAGTCCATCGACACCATGGCGCAGCCGGGTTCTTTGGACGCCGAAGCCGGTATCATGTCTGCTACATTCGATCGCACCGGCTTGCGTTTGATCACCGGAGAGGCCGATAAGACTATTAAGGTCTGGAAGCCTGACGACGAAGCGACGCCAGAGTCTCATCCTGTCACTTGGGCACCGACCCTTGGCAGACAGAGATATTAA
- a CDS encoding origin recognition complex subunit 1, with translation MAVASVDEHESTPSRRRSARQRAQLWMTKGGLVRDDSDDELGDEDLPWHWIYDTEEEDTENKETTSATDEAETKSARRRAARPSVKRRRNIIGARMGSFECRLGQVVLLKSPEPGKDWVGIITEFLEEDDEEAEDGVVKSANIMWFASPDEFMSTKNKRRADALPNEQYLTADFNVNPLTSINGKATVMSKDVFFAKYPNGTPPKGKEELAEFNKCIICRRGVNQLQGRYTDEFIWEDVYREDKIHDLITMVKDGLRAAKKRKQVDDDYIDTKEDDDFAPSTPRKRQKVTSNATPQSRRKKALTTPSHKRIVVKKPLEFTPLGTRVLPPSHFDSPYRQARTLLHVSTVPTSLPCRKTEFDTVYNHLSAAIMEGNGTCIYISGTPGTGKTATVREVVAQLNAAVLAEELDDFIFVEINGMKVTDPHQSYSLLWEALKGDRVSPSHALDLLEREFSHPSPRRVSCVVLMDELDQLVTKNQSVMYNFFNWPALRHSRLIVLAVANTMDLPERTLSNKISSRLGLTRITFPGYKHTDLMEIISTRLANVPGNIVDADAIQFASRKVAAVSGDARRALDICRRAVEIAEQSSETAKIEDMDAEQNGDETESLPPTPSKTPARRQKPTSKHTVKLESPQKNAAQKQTAGRVTIATIKQAIQEATSTPLQQSLRSLPLSAKLFLAALLARVKRTGITESTFGDVIDEAKRIADAAAAGASTGIRDFLLAGNNGARVRALGFAAMELMNSGVLALENGAGVKGPLGGSVIPSRGDRSGKVRLRVAPEDVRAAFREDIEAKGLGLGMDQ, from the exons ATGGCTGTGGCCTCTGTTGACGAGCATGAGAGCACTCCTTCTCGGAGGCGCAGTGCTCGACAACGAGCACAATTATGGATGACCAAAGGTGGTCTAGTGCGGGATGATTCCGACGACGAGTTGGGGGATGAAGATCTTCCATGGCATTGGATCTACGacactgaagaagaagatacTGAGAACAAAGAAACCACATCGGCTACCGATGAGGCCGAGACAAAGTCAGCTCGCAGACGCGCAGCTCGCCCTAGTGTGAAGCGCCGACGGAATATTATAGGGGCACGGATGGGTTCCTTCGAGTGTCGGTTAGGTCAAGTCGTGCTGCTCAAATCTCCAGAACCGGGGAAAGATTGGGTCGGCATCATTACTGAGTTTCtagaggaagatgatgaggaggcagaggatgGGGTGGTCAAGTCGGCTAACATCATGTGGTTTGCATCCCCGGACGAGTTCATGTCGACCAAAAACAAGCGAAGGGCGGACGCTTTGCCGAACGAACAATATCTGACAGCGGATTTTAATGTCAATCCCCTCACGTCAATCAATGGCAAAGCTACGGTGATGTCTAAGGACGTGTTCTTTGCCAAATATCCGAATGGCACGCCCCCAAAGGGCAAGGAGGAGTTGGCCGAGTTCAACAAATGCATTATTTGCCGGAGAGGTGTGAACCAGCTTCAAGGCAGATATACCGACGAATTTATTTGGGAGGACGTGTACCGGGAGGATAAGATCCATGACCTCATTACCATGGTCAAGGACGGGTTGAGAGCGGCCAAAAAGCGCAAGCaggtcgatgatgat TACATTGATACgaaagaggatgatgatttTGCTCCATCTACACCTCGGAAGAGGCAGAAAGTAACCTCCAATGCTACTCCCCAATCGCGACGTAAGAAAGCTCTTACTACGCCGTCGCACAAGAG GATCGTCGTTAAGAAGCCGTTAGAGTTTACACCACTTGGAACTCGAGTTTTGCCTCCTTCTCATTTCGATTCACCTTATCGCCAAGCACGTACCCTACTGCATGTTTCGACTGTACCTACATCACTTCCTTGCCGGAAGACAGAATTCGACACTGTGTATAATCATCTCAGTGCAGCAATCATGGAAGGAAATGGCACCTGCATTTACATCTCGGGAACACCAGGGACAGGCAAGACAGCTACAGTACGTGAGGTGGTTGCGCAGTTGAATGCTGCTGTTCTCGCTGAGGAACTGGACGACTTCATCTTTGTGGAAATCAACGGAATGAAAGTGACGGACCCCCATCAATCTTATTCATTGCTCTGGGAAGCGCTCAAGGGTGATCGCGTTTCTCCTTCACAtgcgcttgatcttctcgaaaGAGAATTCTCGCATCCCTCGCCCAGACGAGTATCATGTGTCGTCCTCATGGACGAGCTTGATCAGTTGGTCACAAAGAATCAATCAGTCATGTACAATTTCTTCAACTGGCCTGCCCTTCGTCATTCACGCCTTATCGTCCTTGCTGTGGCAAACACTATGGACTTGCCGGAGAGAACGTTGAGCAACAAAATCTCCAGCCGTCTCGGGTTGACTCGCATTACATTCCCCGGTTACAAGCACACAGATCTCATGGAGATTATCAGCACCCGGCTGGCCAATGTTCCTGGAAACATCGTCGATGCGGATGCCATTCAATTTGCTAGCCGAAAAGTAGCTGCTGTCAGTGGAGATGCTCGGCGTGCATTAGACATCTGTCGACGCGCTGTGGAAATTGCAGAACAGTCCAGCGAGACTGCAAAGATTGAGGATATGGATGCCGAGCAGAACGGAGACGAAACCGAGTCCCTGCCCCCTACTCCCAGTAAAACCCCAGCACGACGACAGAAACCTACTAGCAAGCACACAGTCAAGCTCGAATCACCTCAGAAAAACGCGGCACAGAAACAGACCGCAGGCCGAGTCACCATCGCCACCATCAAGCAAGCTATCCAAGAAGCCACCTCAACCCCACTCCAGCAATCACTCCGCTCCCTTCCGCTGTCCGCGAAGCTCTTTCTCGCTGCTTTACTGGCCCGTGTTAAACGAACTGGTATTACGGAGTCAACATTCGGCGACGTCATCGACGAAGCGAAAAGAATCGccgatgctgctgctgcaggtgcCAGCACGGGCATCAGGGATTTCTTACTCGCGGGGAACAACGGGGCGCGTGTGAGAGCTCTCGGCTTTGCCGCTATGGAACTCATGAACTCGGGAGTCCTTGCCTTAGAAAACGGGGCAGGCGTCAAGGGGCCCCTAGGCGGTTCTGTCATTCCGAGCAGAGGCGACAGAAGCGGGAAGGTGAGGCTTAGAGTTGCACCAGAAGATGTTCGAGCCGCGTTCCGGGAGGACATTGAGGCAAAGGGATTGGGACTGGGTATGGACCAGTAA